The proteins below come from a single Papaver somniferum cultivar HN1 chromosome 11, ASM357369v1, whole genome shotgun sequence genomic window:
- the LOC113323943 gene encoding uncharacterized protein LOC113323943: MGNFSNFSFSVIINGAAKGFFKASRGLRQGDPLSPFLFLLVAEVFNKLMNNAKEDDAKADEVRKLLEILESFKDKTGLKVNLTKISMMGTETQQYIIQECASLAWYGVGEFPFSYLGIPIGTSTRLIGVWNTIIERMTIPVSVAKKLERLMRKFLLSDTITKKRLHWRSWKKVCVPKSEGGLGIRNLKTTNDALLTKWLWRYGEEKTSLWRRLIFEKFGGVEEVWLPKDSKRTYGLGLWSGILNRSLLLRKGSKFSGKR, encoded by the exons ATGGGGAATTTTTCCAATTTTTCCTTCTCAGTAATTATTAATGGAGCAGCAAAAGGATTTTTTAAGGCTTCTCGTGGGCTCCGACAAGGAGATCCGCTTTCACCATTCTTATTCTTATTAGTGGCCGAAGTGTTTAACAAGCTCATGAATAATGCAAAAGAAGACG ATGCGAAGGCAGATGAGGTTAGGAAACTCTTAGAGATTTTAGAGAGCTTTAAAGACAAGACAGGGTTGAAAGTTAATCTGACCAAGATTTCCATGATGGGTACAGAGACACAGCAATATATCATTCAAGAGTGTGCTAGTTTAGCGTGGTATGGGGTTGGCGAGTTTCCTTTTTCTTATCTAGGAATTCCTATTGGTACTTCCACAAGATTGATTGGTGTTTGGAATACAATAATTGAGAGAATGACA ATTCCGGTGTCAGTAGCAAAGAAGTTAGAAAGACTCATGCGGAAATTTCTGTTGAGCGACACTATCACTAAGAAGAGATTACATTGGAGGTCTTGGAAAAAGGTTTGTGTACCAAAGAGTGAAGGTGGCCTGGGTATAAGAAATTTGAAGACAACGAACGATGCTTTATTAACTAAATGGTTATGGAGATACGGAGAGGAGAAGACTAGTTTATGGAGGAGACTTATATTTGAGAAATTTGGCGGTGTTGAAGAGGTTTGGTTACCTAAAGATTCAAAGAGAACTTACGGATTGGGGTTATGGAGTGGTATTCTTAATCGGTCTTTACTACTTAGAAAGGGATCAAAATTCAGTGGGAAGAGGTAA
- the LOC113323605 gene encoding MADS-box transcription factor 23-like isoform X2, translating to MGRGKIVIRRIDNTTSRQVTFSKRRNGLLKKARELSILCDAEVGLMIFSSTGKLYEFSSTNMKSIIERYNTSKEDQHHPLMNATSEAKIWKREVATLRHQLETLQENHRQLMGQELSSLSTKELQNLENQLEMSLRGVRMQKDRKLTDEIHELNRKGNLLHQENMELFRKEHHIRQENMDLLKKINEARDAHETNRVSHSPNGFNLEEEDDECIILQLSQPPQQNSATPQNPTTVKLQLQ from the exons ATGGGGAGAGGAAAGATTGTGATTCGAAGGATAGATAACACAACCAGTAGGCAAGTGACTTTCTCAAAACGAAGGAACGGATTATTAAAGAAAGCCAGAGAGCTTTCTATTCTTTGTGATGCTGAAGTTGGTCTTATGATCTTTTCTAGCACTGGCAAGCTCTATGAGTTCTCCAGTACCAA CATGAAATCTATAATTGAGCGATACAACACGTCAAAGGAGGACCAACACCATCCATTGATGAATGCAACTTCAGAAGCCAAG ATCTGGAAAAGGGAGGTAGCGACCTTGAGGCATCAATTAGAAACCTTGCAAGAAAACCATCG GCAATTGATGGGCCAAGAGCTATCCAGTTTGAGCACTAAAGAGCTACAAAATTTGGAAAATCAATTGGAAATGAGTTTGCGTGGAGTCCGTATGCAAAAG GACCGAAAGCTAACCGATGAGATACACGAACTAAACCGAAAG GGTAACCTCCTTCACCAAGAAAACATGGAACTATTCAGGAAGGAACACCATATCCGTCAAGAAAACATGGATTTGTTAAAGAAG ATCAATGAAGCGAGAGATGCACATGAGACAAATAGGGTTTCTCATTCTCCAAATGGctttaatcttgaagaagaagatgatgaatgtaTCATACTTCAATTAAGCCAACCACCACAACAAAACTCTGCTACACCACAAAACCCTACAACAGTAAA ACTACAGTTGCAATGA
- the LOC113323605 gene encoding MADS-box transcription factor 23-like isoform X1, with protein sequence MGRGKIVIRRIDNTTSRQVTFSKRRNGLLKKARELSILCDAEVGLMIFSSTGKLYEFSSTNMKSIIERYNTSKEDQHHPLMNATSEAKIWKREVATLRHQLETLQENHRQLMGQELSSLSTKELQNLENQLEMSLRGVRMQKDRKLTDEIHELNRKGNLLHQENMELFRKEHHIRQENMDLLKKINEARDAHETNRVSHSPNGFNLEEEDDECIILQLSQPPQQNSATPQNPTTVNRLQLQ encoded by the exons ATGGGGAGAGGAAAGATTGTGATTCGAAGGATAGATAACACAACCAGTAGGCAAGTGACTTTCTCAAAACGAAGGAACGGATTATTAAAGAAAGCCAGAGAGCTTTCTATTCTTTGTGATGCTGAAGTTGGTCTTATGATCTTTTCTAGCACTGGCAAGCTCTATGAGTTCTCCAGTACCAA CATGAAATCTATAATTGAGCGATACAACACGTCAAAGGAGGACCAACACCATCCATTGATGAATGCAACTTCAGAAGCCAAG ATCTGGAAAAGGGAGGTAGCGACCTTGAGGCATCAATTAGAAACCTTGCAAGAAAACCATCG GCAATTGATGGGCCAAGAGCTATCCAGTTTGAGCACTAAAGAGCTACAAAATTTGGAAAATCAATTGGAAATGAGTTTGCGTGGAGTCCGTATGCAAAAG GACCGAAAGCTAACCGATGAGATACACGAACTAAACCGAAAG GGTAACCTCCTTCACCAAGAAAACATGGAACTATTCAGGAAGGAACACCATATCCGTCAAGAAAACATGGATTTGTTAAAGAAG ATCAATGAAGCGAGAGATGCACATGAGACAAATAGGGTTTCTCATTCTCCAAATGGctttaatcttgaagaagaagatgatgaatgtaTCATACTTCAATTAAGCCAACCACCACAACAAAACTCTGCTACACCACAAAACCCTACAACAGTAAA CAGACTACAGTTGCAATGA